A window of Thermovirga sp. genomic DNA:
CGCTCAACTTTCCGATGACCACCTTCGTGTCGGGGTGACCCACCAGGTCATAGAGGAAGGGCGAGAGTTCAAGGGGCGCTATCCCTTCCACGTTCTTGTACCAGGCCGCCACTATCCCCGACTCGATATCGGCCACGTAATCCCCTACGATGCCCCTGTTCTGGCGCACGGTCAGAC
This region includes:
- a CDS encoding pyruvate carboxyltransferase — encoded protein: LTVRQNRGIVGDYVADIESGIVAAWYKNVEGIAPLELSPFLYDLVGHPDTKVVIGKLSGLPTVDIYLDKLGIQTDDKDAKAEILKKIKDTALEKRRLLTIEEFGEIATSVLDKS